TGAGCCGTGCCCAATGTGTGCTGGTGCCTGTGTGTGGGCAAGGGTTTCGCAAATAGTTTATGGTGCATCTGATGTTAAAGCGGGTGCTTGCGGCACACTAATGAATGTTGCGGCAAATAAAAAGCTAAATCATCGCATAAAAGTTACAGGCGGAGTTTTAGCAAAAGAGTGTGCGCAACTAATGCAAGATTTTTTTAAGTCAAAAAGAAAATAACTATAAAAATAGTTTGCGAAAATTTCAATATAATAGTTTTTAAAATAGAATTTGGGGGCGATCAGGCATCGACGTGGGTGGATACGCACAGGTGGCAGGTCCGAGTTGGTCGGAGGCTCGGTAATAATTCGACCAAAACATAAATGCTAATTACAACATGGCATTAGCTGCTTAACGCGGCTACGTTTTACCTCTAACTCCTGCTAAGGGGATAAAACGACAAGAGCAGGATTGCCCGTTAGGTGTTGTCGCGTGCCGCGCGGGCGAGAAAACAACGGGGCTGGCTTATGTGCGTTTCCGCCGGCAGATAGCGCATAGGCGAGACAAAACGCTGGCTAAACCTGTAGGAACCTGACTGACACACTTGCGGACGCCGGTTCAATTCCGGCCGCCTCCACCAAATTTGGAATTGTTTTAGTTTTGCATTTTGACTTTAAGCACTACTAAATGGGATACTAAAACAAATAGAATTTACAAAATATTGATGTTTTGGGGAATTAATTAATCATGCATACAAGTCTTTTTAACAGAAACAATAAAGATACTAACGAAAATACTAGTCACTATCTGATGAATTCAAAGAAAGTTCTGAAAGAAAAAGAATGTCTCAGAGATAAATTTCTAGACAAAATAATATGCGGTGATACTGTTAAGATTATGAAGCAGATGCCAGATGAATCGGTTGATTTAATAATTACATCTCCACCATATAATCTTAAAAATTCAACAGGCAACGGTATGAAATGTGGTCGCGGTGGAAAATGGGCGAATGCCGCATTGCAAAATGGCTACACACACCATGCCGACTGCATGCCTCACGAAGAATATGTAAAATGGCAGAAAGATTGTTTGAATGAGATGATGAGATTAATATCGGAAACGGGAGCAATCTTTTATAATCACAAATGGCGCGTGCAGGGTGGTTTATTACAAGACCGCCATGATATTGTTAGTGGTTTCCCTGTGCGTCAAATTATTATTTGGAAACGAAAGGGTGGTCTAAATTTTAATGCAGGTTATTTTCTGCCAACATATGAAGTGATTTATTTAATTGCAAAACCAAAATTTAAGCTTGTACAAAAAGCGAATGCCTATGGTGATGTTTGGGAATTTACGCAAGAAATGAACAATGACCATCCAGCTGCATTCCCTGTAAATTTGATAGACAGAATTGTTTCATCCACTGATGCAAAGGTTATACTTGACCCATTTATGGGTTCAGGCACAACAGCAATATCGGCAATAAATTTTAAACGAAACTATATTGGTATTGATATTTCACCTGAATATTGCGAAATGGCAATTGAAAGGGTTAAAAAACATCAAGCCCAAACTAAACTTTGGTAATAATATGGCAATAAAGAAACCTAAAACTTATACTAAACAAGAATTGATAACCAGATTGAAAGAAATTTCAGGTATGGGCTGGATTCAAAATGCTCGGAAAGGAAATCATGGAGGTATTGGCAACACTCTAGAGGATCTTCTTGGCATTAAAGAAAACAACTTGCCAATACCTAATGCCGCAGAATGGGAACTTAAAACACAGCGTGTAAATACATCATCTTTAACTACATTATTCCATATTGAGCCATCTCCACGAGCTATACGTTTTGTGCCACAAGTGTTGGCGCCTTTTTATGGGTGGCCTCACGGTGAAGCTGGCAATAAGTACCAGAAAGGGGAAATGAGTTTTAGACAAACAATTCATGGTAATTCGCGAAGCGATAGAGGTTTTAAAGTTGTCATTGAT
The window above is part of the Endomicrobiales bacterium genome. Proteins encoded here:
- a CDS encoding MvaI/BcnI family restriction endonuclease, which produces MKGLKNIKPKLNFGNNMAIKKPKTYTKQELITRLKEISGMGWIQNARKGNHGGIGNTLEDLLGIKENNLPIPNAAEWELKTQRVNTSSLTTLFHIEPSPRAIRFVPQVLAPFYGWPHGEAGNKYQKGEMSFRQTIHGNSRSDRGFKVVIDRDERKVLISFDSKSVDMRHKDWLRSIKKCVGLGELNPQPYWGFDDLEHKAGTKLLNAFYVQAEVKIERGKEYYHYIKVMMLQKFSFDGFIKALEEGKVLVDFDARTGHNHGTKFRMKQDCLPMLYAKATEII
- a CDS encoding site-specific DNA-methyltransferase — translated: MHTSLFNRNNKDTNENTSHYLMNSKKVLKEKECLRDKFLDKIICGDTVKIMKQMPDESVDLIITSPPYNLKNSTGNGMKCGRGGKWANAALQNGYTHHADCMPHEEYVKWQKDCLNEMMRLISETGAIFYNHKWRVQGGLLQDRHDIVSGFPVRQIIIWKRKGGLNFNAGYFLPTYEVIYLIAKPKFKLVQKANAYGDVWEFTQEMNNDHPAAFPVNLIDRIVSSTDAKVILDPFMGSGTTAISAINFKRNYIGIDISPEYCEMAIERVKKHQAQTKLW